The following proteins are co-located in the Manihot esculenta cultivar AM560-2 chromosome 9, M.esculenta_v8, whole genome shotgun sequence genome:
- the LOC110608258 gene encoding cell surface glycoprotein 1-like encodes MWKKLGLLKPIPSDSDDEARDTPPSATINTETPPATSTATGRTDSPAAQTYHRQKKRQRTPPPPSTIAPSANPTGEMLPEATTSSGYSQKRPRTQSPPRSDPEPEPAMHPAGHKESDVPTDSTSAMPSAVPSDAPTDFTSAMPSDVPTDAPMDLPSDVPSDVPSDTLSDMPSNLPSDLPRPAYPDHIVKSLTFNKIYERTRLLKISSLPYHPGIRHSHGL; translated from the exons atgtggaagaaaTTAGGGCTACTGAAACCCATCCCCTCCGACAGTGATGACGAGGCACGGGACACACCTCCATCAGCCACCATCAACACCGAGACACCACCGGCCACAAGTACAGCAACAGGACGCACCGACTCACCGGCCGCCCAGACATATCACCGGCAAAAGAAACGGCAAAGGACACCGCCACCACCATCCACAATAGCCCCGTCGGCAAACCCTACTGGCGAAATGCTACCTGAAGCCACCACTTCCTCCGGTTACAGCCAGAAACGGCCACGAACACAGTCGCCACCAAGATCAGACCCAGAGCCAGAACCTGCCATGCATCCCGCAGGACACAAAGAAAGCGATGTGCCCACTGATTCCACCAGCGCTATGCCCAGCGCTGTGCCTAGCGATGCACCTACTGATTTCACCAGCGCTATGCCCAGCGATGTGCCCACCGATGCGCCCATGGACTTACCAAGTGATGTGCCTAGCGATGTGCCCAGCGACACACTCAGTGATATGCCCAGcaatttgcccagcgatttgcccaggccAGCGTACCCTGATCACATAGTCAAATCACTGACATTCAACAAAATTTATGAGCGCACCAGGCTGCTTAAAATTTCATCCCTACCATATCACCCAG GAATTCGGCAtagccatgggctgtga